The following coding sequences lie in one Hydrogenimonas thermophila genomic window:
- a CDS encoding polysaccharide deacetylase family protein translates to MAGITILMYHQIGKFPPMKDHRATYCDINRFKQQMWYLHKFKYNVISLDELVNIFQNKKSIPSKTVVLTFDDGYENFLTQAVPVLSKYNFPAIVYVVPSLIGKKAEWLALDGHPTPQMLTLEQLREVRNLGFQVGSHNLVHERMAQKTLKEQIYEVIESKKILEELLQEEIKHFCYPYGSYNIDSLKAVEAGNYTTAVTCQRAAATPDFDLLALPRKAISFGDTLLGFIFKLHAKNLPKSVPLHR, encoded by the coding sequence ATGGCTGGAATTACAATTCTTATGTATCATCAAATAGGTAAATTCCCACCTATGAAAGATCATAGAGCTACCTACTGTGATATAAATAGGTTTAAACAACAAATGTGGTATTTGCATAAATTTAAATATAATGTAATATCATTAGATGAATTGGTTAATATTTTTCAAAATAAAAAAAGTATTCCCTCTAAAACTGTTGTACTTACATTTGATGATGGATATGAAAATTTTTTAACACAAGCAGTTCCAGTTTTAAGTAAATATAATTTTCCAGCCATTGTTTATGTGGTACCTTCATTAATTGGCAAAAAAGCAGAATGGCTTGCACTGGATGGACATCCTACTCCACAGATGTTAACACTTGAGCAACTAAGAGAAGTAAGAAATCTTGGTTTTCAAGTTGGATCGCACAATCTTGTTCATGAACGTATGGCTCAAAAAACACTTAAAGAGCAAATATATGAAGTTATAGAAAGCAAAAAAATTTTGGAAGAATTACTCCAGGAAGAGATAAAACATTTTTGTTATCCTTATGGAAGTTATAATATTGATTCTTTAAAAGCTGTAGAGGCTGGAAATTATACTACAGCAGTTACTTGTCAGCGTGCTGCTGCAACACCTGATTTTGATCTATTAGCTTTGCCTAGAAAAGCAATATCTTTTGGTGATACACTCCTTGGTTTTATTTTTAAACTTCATGCTAAAAATCTTCCCAAAAGTGTTCCTTTACATAGGTAA